Proteins encoded within one genomic window of Bacteroides sedimenti:
- the pflA gene encoding pyruvate formate-lyase-activating protein: MIKVHSYESMGTYDGPGLRLVVFLQGCNFRCLYCANPDTIPSKGGKLTEPEEIVRMALSQKTFFGKKGGVTFSGGEPTLQAKELIPLFRRLKEEGIHICLDTNGGIMNDEVKELLSLTDLVLLDIKEFNPEHHKILTERSNAQTLSTAAYLEETKKPMWIRYVLVPEYSDFQEDIIALCEHFESYSMIQRIEILPYHTLGKHKYEVLKKPYQLEHVKENTPEQLEHAKELFSRYFPEVYVN, translated from the coding sequence ATGATTAAAGTTCATTCATATGAATCCATGGGCACCTATGACGGACCGGGGCTTCGCCTTGTAGTATTTCTGCAGGGATGTAACTTCCGCTGCCTCTACTGTGCCAATCCAGACACCATTCCTTCGAAAGGAGGAAAGCTCACTGAACCGGAAGAGATTGTACGAATGGCACTCAGCCAGAAAACATTCTTCGGGAAGAAAGGGGGAGTTACCTTCAGTGGAGGCGAACCTACCCTTCAGGCAAAGGAGCTTATTCCGCTTTTCCGCAGACTAAAAGAAGAGGGAATACACATCTGTCTGGATACTAATGGAGGAATAATGAATGATGAGGTGAAAGAACTCCTGTCACTCACAGACCTGGTTCTGCTGGATATCAAGGAGTTCAATCCCGAACATCATAAGATACTTACAGAACGCAGCAATGCTCAGACTCTGAGCACTGCTGCCTATCTGGAAGAAACAAAGAAACCCATGTGGATTCGCTATGTGCTGGTTCCCGAATACAGCGATTTCCAAGAAGATATCATTGCACTGTGCGAACATTTCGAATCGTATTCCATGATTCAGCGCATCGAAATTCTGCCATACCATACGCTGGGTAAACATAAATATGAGGTTTTAAAGAAACCATACCAGCTTGAACATGTAAAGGAGAACACTCCTGAGCAGCTGGAACATGCCAAAGAACTATTTTCCCGCTATTTCCCCGAAGTCTACGTAAATTAA
- a CDS encoding endonuclease MutS2, whose amino-acid sequence MIYPHNFEQKIGFDTIRDLLKAKCLSSLGEERVDSMCFSDHFAEIEEQLCRVTEFIRIIQEEDEFPDQYFFDVRPSLKKIRIEGTYLDEQEVFDLRRSLETIRDIVRFLERDGDEEKGVPYPHLKNLAGDIAVFPQLIGKIEQILNKYGKIKDNASPELARIRRELSNTMGGISRSLNSILRNAQSEGYVDKDVTPTMRDGRLVIPVAPALKRKIKGIVHDESASGKTVFIEPAEVVEANNRIRELEGEERREIIRILIEFTNLLRPSVPEILQSYEFLAEIDFIRAKAHFSIQINAIQPALEDKQVIDWTFAVHPLLQLSLAKHGKKVVPLEIELNKKQRILIISGPNAGGKSVCLKTVGLLQYMLQCGMPIPLHERSRAGIFSSIFIDIGDEQSIEDDLSTYSSHLLNMKNMMKSCNSKSLILIDEFGGGTEPQIGGAIAESVLKRFNEKETFGVITTHYQNLKHFAEDNEGVVNGAMLYDRHHMQALFQLQIGNPGSSFAVEIARKIGLPEEVIADASQIVGSEYINADKYLQDIVRDKRYWENKRQNIRQREKQMEDTIARYQKEIEELNSSRKEIIRKAKEDAERLLTESNAKIENTIRQIKEAQAEKEKTRLVRKELSDFKESIDELGSKEYEEKIARKMEKLRDKQNRKKEKKTTPEKTTPQKEVKTIPLTPGCFVKIKGQTSVGELLEVSGKNAIVAFGMIKTQIKLDRLERTTQQPQKEEKKSSFVSTQTQDEMYEKKLHFKQDLDVRGMRGDEALQAVTYFIDDAILVGMNRVRILHGTGTGILRQLIRQYLQTVRGVAHFQDEHVQFGGAGITVVDLE is encoded by the coding sequence ATGATATACCCCCATAACTTTGAACAGAAGATTGGATTCGACACCATTCGTGATTTACTGAAAGCCAAATGTTTAAGCTCATTAGGCGAAGAACGTGTTGACAGCATGTGCTTTTCCGACCATTTTGCTGAGATTGAAGAACAATTGTGCCGTGTAACGGAGTTTATCCGTATTATTCAGGAGGAAGACGAATTTCCCGACCAATATTTCTTCGATGTTCGGCCTTCGTTGAAGAAAATCCGCATTGAAGGAACCTATCTGGACGAGCAGGAGGTGTTCGATCTTCGTCGTTCATTGGAGACAATCCGCGATATCGTCCGTTTTCTGGAACGCGATGGCGATGAGGAAAAGGGAGTACCCTACCCTCACCTGAAAAATCTGGCGGGAGACATTGCTGTATTTCCGCAGCTCATCGGCAAGATTGAGCAGATTCTGAACAAGTATGGAAAGATAAAAGACAACGCCTCTCCCGAGTTGGCTCGCATCCGAAGGGAGTTAAGCAACACAATGGGCGGCATCTCTCGCAGCCTGAACTCAATTCTTCGCAATGCTCAAAGCGAGGGATATGTGGATAAGGATGTAACGCCCACCATGCGCGACGGTCGCCTGGTGATTCCCGTGGCTCCGGCTTTAAAACGCAAAATCAAAGGTATTGTACATGACGAATCGGCGAGCGGAAAAACCGTCTTCATCGAACCTGCCGAAGTAGTAGAAGCCAACAACCGAATACGGGAGCTGGAAGGGGAAGAGCGTAGAGAAATTATTCGTATCCTGATTGAGTTTACCAACTTACTGCGTCCTTCTGTACCCGAGATTCTGCAAAGTTACGAATTCCTGGCAGAGATTGATTTCATTCGCGCCAAAGCTCACTTCTCAATACAAATCAACGCCATACAACCAGCCTTGGAAGATAAGCAGGTAATAGACTGGACCTTTGCGGTTCACCCTCTTTTGCAGCTGTCACTGGCTAAGCATGGCAAAAAGGTGGTGCCACTGGAGATTGAATTAAACAAGAAACAACGCATACTTATTATATCGGGTCCGAATGCCGGAGGTAAGTCGGTTTGCCTGAAAACCGTAGGTTTGCTGCAATACATGCTGCAATGTGGCATGCCAATTCCGCTTCACGAACGAAGCCGTGCGGGCATATTCAGCAGCATCTTCATTGATATCGGCGATGAGCAATCAATTGAGGACGATTTAAGTACTTACAGCTCTCATCTGCTGAACATGAAAAACATGATGAAAAGCTGCAACAGCAAGAGCCTCATCCTGATTGATGAGTTTGGTGGTGGAACTGAACCGCAAATTGGCGGTGCCATTGCCGAATCTGTACTGAAACGTTTCAACGAGAAAGAAACCTTCGGGGTAATTACCACACACTATCAGAACCTGAAGCACTTTGCTGAAGATAATGAAGGGGTGGTTAACGGAGCCATGCTTTACGACCGACACCATATGCAGGCGCTTTTCCAGCTGCAGATAGGCAATCCGGGAAGCTCTTTTGCTGTGGAGATTGCACGAAAAATAGGACTTCCGGAAGAGGTAATCGCAGATGCTTCGCAGATTGTGGGAAGCGAATACATCAATGCGGATAAGTATCTGCAGGACATTGTGCGCGACAAGCGGTACTGGGAGAACAAACGCCAAAACATCCGCCAACGGGAGAAACAGATGGAAGATACCATTGCCCGTTATCAGAAGGAGATTGAGGAACTGAACAGCTCCCGTAAAGAAATTATCCGCAAGGCGAAGGAAGATGCGGAACGATTGCTCACGGAATCGAATGCTAAGATTGAAAATACAATTCGCCAGATTAAAGAGGCGCAGGCGGAAAAAGAAAAAACCCGTCTGGTACGCAAGGAACTGAGCGACTTTAAGGAATCAATCGATGAACTGGGCTCTAAAGAGTACGAGGAGAAGATTGCCCGCAAGATGGAGAAGCTGCGTGATAAGCAAAATCGCAAAAAGGAAAAAAAGACTACGCCGGAAAAAACAACTCCGCAGAAAGAGGTGAAAACCATTCCGCTTACTCCGGGTTGTTTCGTGAAAATCAAAGGACAGACCTCGGTGGGTGAATTGCTGGAAGTCAGCGGAAAGAATGCAATTGTGGCTTTTGGCATGATTAAAACACAAATCAAACTCGACCGACTGGAACGCACCACACAACAACCTCAAAAGGAGGAAAAGAAAAGTTCGTTCGTCAGCACGCAGACACAGGATGAAATGTACGAAAAGAAGCTGCACTTCAAGCAAGACCTCGACGTGCGGGGTATGCGTGGCGACGAAGCGTTGCAGGCTGTCACTTACTTCATTGACGATGCTATTCTGGTAGGCATGAACAGGGTACGTATTCTTCATGGTACTGGAACGGGCATTCTCCGTCAGCTTATCCGGCAATATCTGCAAACGGTGAGAGGGGTAGCTCATTTCCAGGACGAGCATGTTCAGTTTGGCGGCGCCGGAATTACAGTTGTCGACTTGGAATAA
- the corA gene encoding magnesium/cobalt transporter CorA, whose product MKNNLLSEKLTYTGVSTTPTHLHLCSYNESEVNEFSGFNFSDIRGNIQNDRINWIQVNGMQNIDIIREIGDYYNINFLTIQDILNPHHPTKIEEHENHHVLVLKLFQAEKNNQLIKQQLSIIQGKNFILTFLENDGSLFDDVITAIQNNILKIRSKESDYLLSVLLNDVMANYRNIITAVEESLEEMESRLLTITSATDIGINIQTSRRQYMRVKRAVLPLKEQFSRLLLSDSKLLHKSNRAYFYDVNDHLQFVLQTIEICRETLSSLVDLYISNNDLRMNDIMKRLTVVSTIFIPLTFLVGVWGMNFKIMPELDWKYGYLTAWLIMIIVGFIGYWFFKKKKWY is encoded by the coding sequence ATGAAGAATAACTTATTAAGTGAAAAACTGACCTATACAGGGGTAAGCACCACTCCTACTCATTTGCATCTTTGTTCCTATAATGAAAGTGAAGTAAATGAGTTCTCCGGTTTCAATTTCAGTGACATTCGTGGAAATATTCAGAATGACAGGATAAACTGGATACAGGTAAACGGAATGCAGAACATAGACATCATTCGTGAAATTGGTGACTATTACAACATTAACTTTTTAACTATACAAGATATCCTCAATCCACATCATCCTACAAAAATTGAAGAGCATGAGAATCATCATGTACTGGTTCTTAAACTGTTTCAGGCTGAAAAAAATAACCAGCTGATAAAACAGCAGTTAAGCATTATTCAGGGGAAAAATTTCATACTCACTTTCCTTGAGAACGACGGTTCTCTGTTTGATGACGTGATAACTGCTATCCAAAACAACATTTTAAAGATAAGAAGCAAGGAAAGCGATTACCTGCTCAGCGTTTTACTTAACGATGTGATGGCTAATTACCGTAATATCATTACAGCTGTTGAGGAATCACTCGAAGAGATGGAATCACGCCTGCTTACAATCACTTCCGCCACAGATATCGGCATCAATATTCAAACCAGCCGCCGGCAATATATGCGAGTTAAACGGGCAGTATTACCACTCAAGGAACAGTTTAGCAGACTACTATTAAGTGACAGCAAACTGCTTCACAAATCAAACCGGGCATACTTTTATGATGTAAACGACCACCTACAGTTTGTGCTGCAGACAATAGAAATTTGCCGTGAAACACTCTCGTCTCTGGTAGACCTTTACATTTCCAATAATGATTTACGGATGAACGATATTATGAAGCGACTGACGGTTGTCTCCACTATCTTCATCCCGCTGACCTTTCTCGTGGGCGTATGGGGAATGAATTTTAAAATAATGCCTGAACTGGATTGGAAATATGGATACCTCACAGCCTGGTTAATCATGATAATAGTCGGCTTTATCGGCTACTGGTTTTTTAAGAAAAAGAAATGGTATTAA
- a CDS encoding L-serine ammonia-lyase: MKSIKELYRIGNGPSSSHTMGPKKAAELFLARHPEAASFKVTLYGSLAATGKGHFTDAAIIEVLESHAKVEIIWQPKIFLPFHPNGMTFEAIDKEGAEQESWTVYSIGGGALAEEEGGQIGGDNREIYQMNTMQEILDWCEKNGKCYWEYVQECEDDDIWDYLAVVWETMKESIRRGLEQEGVLPGPLNLRRKAASYYIRSNGYKQSLRSRGLVFAYALAVSEENASGGKIVTAPTCGSCGVVPAVLYHLQESREFSDARILRALATAGLIGNIVKTNASISGAEVGCQGEVGVACAMASAAANQLFGGSPAQIEYAAEMGLEHHLGLTCDPVCGLVQIPCIERNAYAAARALDANIFSTFTDGIHRVSFDKVVLVMKQTGHDLPSLYKETSEGGLAKDYKQM; the protein is encoded by the coding sequence ATGAAATCAATCAAGGAATTATACCGGATAGGAAACGGTCCTTCAAGTAGTCACACCATGGGTCCGAAAAAGGCTGCCGAGCTATTCCTGGCGCGTCATCCTGAAGCAGCATCATTCAAGGTAACACTTTATGGAAGTCTTGCGGCAACCGGCAAAGGGCACTTTACCGATGCAGCAATTATCGAGGTTCTTGAGTCTCATGCCAAAGTGGAAATCATTTGGCAACCCAAGATATTTCTTCCGTTTCACCCTAACGGAATGACTTTCGAAGCAATCGATAAAGAGGGAGCTGAACAGGAAAGCTGGACTGTATATAGTATCGGTGGAGGAGCACTTGCCGAAGAAGAAGGTGGACAAATTGGAGGAGATAACAGAGAAATCTACCAGATGAACACAATGCAGGAAATTCTTGACTGGTGCGAAAAAAACGGGAAATGTTATTGGGAGTATGTTCAGGAATGTGAAGACGACGATATATGGGATTATTTGGCTGTTGTTTGGGAAACAATGAAAGAGTCTATCAGGCGTGGACTTGAACAGGAAGGCGTTCTGCCCGGTCCATTAAATCTTCGTAGAAAAGCAGCTTCTTATTACATTCGTTCAAACGGCTATAAACAGTCACTGCGTTCAAGAGGACTGGTGTTTGCTTATGCGCTTGCAGTCAGTGAAGAAAATGCATCGGGCGGAAAGATCGTCACAGCTCCTACATGCGGCTCATGCGGTGTAGTTCCGGCTGTACTTTATCATCTGCAAGAAAGCAGGGAGTTCAGCGATGCAAGAATCTTACGTGCCTTGGCAACTGCTGGTTTAATTGGCAATATCGTAAAAACAAACGCTTCCATCTCCGGAGCAGAAGTTGGTTGTCAAGGAGAAGTTGGCGTTGCCTGCGCCATGGCATCAGCCGCTGCCAACCAGCTGTTCGGCGGAAGTCCGGCACAAATTGAATATGCAGCAGAAATGGGACTCGAGCATCACTTGGGATTGACATGCGATCCTGTATGTGGTTTGGTACAAATTCCATGTATTGAACGAAACGCCTATGCGGCAGCACGTGCACTTGATGCAAATATCTTTTCAACCTTTACCGATGGCATTCATCGTGTATCATTCGATAAAGTGGTACTGGTAATGAAGCAAACCGGACACGATTTACCGTCTCTATATAAAGAAACAAGTGAAGGCGGACTGGCTAAGGATTACAAACAGATGTAA
- a CDS encoding GumC family protein, which yields MSEEINKVGEENQSEEINIQELIFKYLSYWKWFVVSIIVCLAGAFVYLRFTTPVYNVSAALIIRDDKKGGNGTSEMAVFEGMGLLGGSNNIDNEIEILKSKSTIKSVVNALGLHTSYKLEGSISSSDLYGRSPIEVKMDPAVLDTLSGNIVLKMTMNQDKSLKVEGTVNKEIVNKTLYNLPALLRTSVGDLTVAYRPNVPMLNGVIQVTINRPIRVAKYYLNNLAVAPTSKTTSVVNVSLSETNRKRGEDFLSKLVDVYNQDAMEDKNKVAMNTKLFIDDRIAIIDKELGSAEKTVENYKRSQRLTDIQTDVQMYLQNSNEYERKMVETETQLNLVDYLQKHINNRSNKYALIPSNVGLSDPTLVATISEYNKTVLERERLLRTASESNPTVVGLNGKIDALKGNIATAINSVHNGLMITKRDVNRQARLYGGHISNAPTQEREFIELSRQQQIKANLFEMLLKKREENSLSLAASANSAKMIDAPLASDAPVSPKSSIIYLVAFVLGVVIPVVLIYITDLFQYRISSRADVDKLSRLPILGEIPEHEFESNVVVKENDNSSITEAFRALRTNLLFMLGVDKKVILFTSTQGGEGKSFVSINAAISLALLNKKVLIVGLDIRKPRMAEYLKLNAKNGITNYLSGFEKDLDSLVIPSGIHPNLYALPAGPVPPNPSEQLVKETLDSAFEKFREEFDYVIVDSAPIGIVSDTLILNRVVDSTVYVCRMKYTNKTALKYANDIMDQKKLINMSLLINGVETGKKGYGYGYGYGYGYGYGYGYGYNEEEKNNKKTRRRKKSADED from the coding sequence ATGTCTGAAGAAATTAATAAAGTTGGTGAGGAAAACCAATCAGAAGAAATTAATATACAAGAATTGATTTTTAAATATCTGTCCTATTGGAAATGGTTTGTAGTTTCTATAATTGTCTGTTTGGCCGGAGCTTTTGTTTATTTAAGATTTACCACGCCAGTTTATAATGTATCTGCTGCACTTATTATCAGAGATGATAAAAAAGGAGGAAATGGTACCAGCGAAATGGCTGTTTTTGAAGGCATGGGCTTATTGGGCGGATCTAATAATATAGATAATGAAATTGAAATATTAAAATCAAAATCTACCATAAAGTCTGTAGTTAATGCTTTAGGATTGCATACATCATACAAACTGGAAGGCTCGATTTCATCGTCCGATCTGTATGGTAGAAGCCCGATTGAGGTTAAAATGGATCCGGCTGTGCTCGATACTTTGTCTGGCAATATTGTTTTGAAAATGACCATGAATCAGGACAAGAGCCTGAAAGTTGAAGGAACGGTAAATAAAGAGATAGTAAATAAAACATTATATAATCTTCCGGCATTACTAAGAACTTCCGTTGGTGATCTGACAGTTGCATATCGTCCTAATGTACCAATGCTTAATGGTGTGATTCAGGTTACAATTAACAGGCCTATTCGGGTAGCAAAATATTATCTGAATAACCTGGCTGTGGCTCCAACTTCTAAGACAACATCGGTGGTGAATGTTTCTTTGTCCGAAACGAATCGCAAACGTGGAGAAGATTTCCTGAGCAAGTTAGTTGATGTATACAACCAGGATGCAATGGAAGATAAGAATAAAGTAGCGATGAACACGAAGCTCTTTATTGATGATCGTATCGCCATTATTGATAAAGAACTGGGCTCTGCTGAAAAAACAGTTGAAAATTATAAGAGAAGCCAGAGGCTGACAGATATTCAGACTGATGTTCAGATGTATCTTCAGAACAGTAATGAATATGAAAGAAAGATGGTTGAGACTGAAACACAGCTCAACTTGGTAGATTATCTCCAGAAGCATATAAATAACAGATCAAATAAATACGCCCTCATTCCAAGTAATGTTGGATTAAGTGATCCAACTCTGGTTGCAACCATCAGTGAATATAACAAAACCGTACTGGAACGTGAACGGTTGTTGCGTACTGCATCAGAAAGTAACCCGACGGTAGTAGGCCTGAATGGGAAAATCGATGCTTTGAAAGGAAATATTGCTACTGCAATTAATAGTGTTCACAATGGATTGATGATAACTAAAAGAGATGTAAATCGCCAGGCAAGACTGTATGGAGGACATATTTCAAATGCACCTACTCAGGAACGTGAATTTATTGAACTTTCACGCCAGCAACAAATCAAAGCTAATTTGTTCGAGATGCTGCTCAAGAAGAGAGAAGAAAACTCGCTTTCACTCGCGGCGAGTGCGAACAGTGCTAAAATGATTGATGCTCCTTTGGCTTCAGATGCACCTGTTTCTCCGAAAAGTTCAATTATCTACTTGGTAGCTTTTGTTCTTGGAGTAGTAATACCTGTAGTACTTATTTATATCACAGACTTATTCCAGTATCGAATCAGTTCGCGTGCTGATGTTGATAAACTGTCTAGATTGCCAATATTGGGTGAAATTCCGGAACATGAATTTGAAAGTAACGTGGTTGTTAAGGAAAACGATAACTCGTCTATTACTGAAGCATTCCGTGCCTTAAGAACAAATCTTCTGTTTATGTTGGGAGTAGATAAAAAGGTTATCTTGTTTACATCTACACAAGGTGGTGAAGGTAAAAGCTTTGTTAGTATCAATGCTGCAATTAGCTTGGCACTTCTGAATAAAAAGGTATTGATTGTAGGTCTGGATATTAGAAAACCAAGAATGGCTGAGTATCTCAAACTGAATGCAAAGAATGGTATCACAAATTATTTATCAGGCTTCGAGAAAGATCTGGATAGCTTGGTGATTCCTTCAGGCATCCATCCAAACTTGTATGCTTTACCTGCAGGACCTGTACCACCAAATCCTTCGGAGCAATTGGTGAAAGAGACATTAGACAGCGCATTTGAAAAGTTCCGTGAAGAATTTGATTATGTGATAGTGGATTCGGCACCTATCGGAATTGTTTCTGATACTTTAATCCTTAATCGTGTAGTAGATTCAACCGTATATGTTTGTCGTATGAAATACACCAACAAAACAGCGTTGAAATATGCAAATGATATTATGGACCAGAAAAAGCTGATTAATATGTCTCTTTTGATTAATGGTGTAGAAACTGGTAAAAAAGGTTATGGCTACGGTTACGGCTATGGTTATGGCTATGGTTACGGTTATGGTTATGGCTATAACGAAGAAGAAAAGAATAATAAGAAGACACGTAGACGTAAAAAGTCTGCTGACGAAGATTAA
- a CDS encoding polysaccharide biosynthesis/export family protein — protein sequence MKQKSYIFLIFIAVIGLSACSSYKSVPYLQQSEKLTENDYAKSAVLYDASIMPKDLLTITVSTITNPEDAYPFNLTVPSPVSVIKNNITTQPAMQTYLVDNEGRVNFPVLGLVKLGGLTKTGAESLLKSKLKEYLKEEPIVTVRLVNYKISVLGEVTRPNTYTVENEKINIFEALALAGDLTVYGKRDNVKIIREMEDGQKRVVVLSLNDKNIIFSPYFYLQQNDIVYVQPNKAKAQGSEIGSMTGILISTTSILVSLAGLMVTILK from the coding sequence ATGAAGCAAAAGAGTTATATTTTTCTTATATTTATTGCAGTTATAGGACTATCTGCATGTTCATCCTATAAAAGTGTACCTTACTTGCAGCAATCTGAGAAACTAACAGAAAATGATTATGCAAAGAGTGCTGTTTTGTATGATGCATCGATCATGCCGAAGGATTTGCTAACTATCACGGTAAGTACAATCACAAATCCTGAAGATGCATATCCTTTTAATCTCACAGTGCCATCTCCGGTTTCAGTAATCAAGAACAATATTACGACTCAACCGGCTATGCAAACCTATTTGGTTGATAATGAAGGAAGAGTGAATTTCCCTGTTTTAGGATTAGTGAAGCTCGGTGGATTAACAAAAACCGGAGCAGAAAGTCTGCTGAAAAGTAAGTTGAAAGAGTATTTAAAGGAAGAACCAATAGTAACAGTTCGTTTGGTTAACTACAAAATATCAGTATTGGGAGAAGTAACCCGTCCGAACACTTATACGGTTGAAAACGAAAAGATCAACATATTTGAGGCTCTGGCTTTAGCTGGCGACCTTACAGTATATGGAAAAAGAGATAATGTGAAGATTATCCGTGAGATGGAAGACGGGCAGAAACGAGTTGTAGTACTTAGCCTAAATGATAAAAACATTATTTTTTCACCCTATTTTTATCTGCAACAAAATGATATAGTTTATGTACAGCCAAATAAAGCCAAAGCTCAAGGCTCAGAAATTGGTTCAATGACAGGTATTCTGATATCGACCACATCCATACTTGTTTCGTTAGCCGGTTTAATGGTTACCATCCTTAAATGA
- a CDS encoding HNH endonuclease signature motif containing protein, with amino-acid sequence MLKRTYLLFVMQLFVAIAYSQIPSGYYNNAEGKSNSSLKTALYLIIKDHVQRTYTNLWTDFQTTDKRTDGKVWDMYSSTSNFTFVTDQDTGSGGTVEGDKYNREHSFPNSWFGGVQSSPMYTDLFHMYPADKLVNNKRGNYPFGETAGEIYQSNSGFSKLGNSTFPGYSGVVFEPADEYKGDFARSYLYMATCYEDKIASWNYTGTVMLNQTSYPCFQNWAINLLLKWHRQDPVSEKEINRNNAVYTIQKNRNPFIDNPLFVEYIWGDRMDQIYTGIDAGAEVTAVRAWSSEKGVMITSPEKAVVCVYRIDGTLIASEQIQDQGELSFAEHGMFLVKVLTDKCKLTFKISK; translated from the coding sequence ATGTTGAAGAGAACGTATCTTTTATTTGTAATGCAGCTCTTTGTTGCAATTGCATATTCCCAGATTCCTTCTGGCTATTATAATAATGCCGAAGGAAAAAGTAATTCCTCCTTGAAGACTGCACTTTATCTAATTATAAAAGATCATGTGCAACGTACGTATACTAATTTGTGGACCGATTTTCAAACGACGGACAAACGGACCGATGGGAAAGTGTGGGATATGTATTCATCAACTTCCAACTTTACTTTTGTTACAGATCAAGACACAGGTAGTGGTGGTACAGTGGAAGGAGATAAGTATAACCGGGAGCACTCTTTTCCTAATAGCTGGTTTGGTGGGGTTCAATCATCACCTATGTATACTGACTTATTCCATATGTATCCAGCGGACAAACTGGTGAATAATAAACGGGGTAATTATCCTTTTGGCGAAACTGCTGGTGAGATATACCAGTCGAATAGCGGATTCAGCAAATTGGGTAATTCTACTTTCCCAGGTTATAGTGGTGTTGTCTTTGAACCTGCTGATGAATACAAAGGTGATTTTGCCAGAAGTTATTTATATATGGCCACCTGTTATGAAGATAAAATTGCTTCATGGAATTATACCGGGACTGTAATGCTTAATCAGACAAGCTATCCATGTTTTCAGAATTGGGCAATTAATCTGCTGCTAAAATGGCACCGCCAGGATCCGGTTAGTGAGAAAGAGATAAATCGTAACAACGCCGTTTATACAATCCAAAAAAACAGAAATCCTTTTATTGATAATCCCTTATTTGTAGAATATATCTGGGGGGATAGGATGGATCAGATTTATACAGGAATTGATGCTGGCGCAGAAGTGACAGCGGTAAGAGCTTGGTCTAGCGAAAAAGGAGTAATGATAACTTCACCTGAAAAAGCAGTTGTTTGTGTCTATAGAATTGATGGAACTTTGATTGCATCAGAACAAATCCAGGATCAAGGTGAACTCTCTTTTGCTGAACATGGAATGTTTCTTGTTAAAGTGTTAACTGACAAATGTAAATTAACCTTTAAAATAAGCAAGTAG